A DNA window from Cytophagia bacterium CHB2 contains the following coding sequences:
- a CDS encoding phytanoyl-CoA dioxygenase family protein has product MACNVAAIGLHERGVTHVVGPGGGLDHHQERNPQMSTPIARHITEEQKNQYHREGYFLPEKVTPDEQLEKLRAECDHHVNEQNAEMDRLGVDELDLSRRNSRYFVFLPYKNRPQLAEFIFSDLMAEICRATIGGEAMLFWEQFVIKGTDKKGVAFGWHQDFGYVDHTHKYYVNAWIPLDDVNEENGIIYILPYSQAGAREKVEHKVLPGSNDRIGYFGDHPGIPMNCPAGSIAVFSITAFHRSGANNTNRLRRIYSIQFFPETV; this is encoded by the coding sequence ATGGCTTGCAACGTTGCAGCGATTGGGCTGCACGAACGCGGCGTAACTCACGTGGTCGGTCCGGGGGGCGGGCTCGATCATCATCAGGAAAGGAACCCGCAAATGAGCACACCGATTGCGCGTCACATCACCGAAGAGCAGAAAAACCAATATCACCGGGAAGGCTATTTCCTCCCCGAGAAAGTCACACCGGACGAGCAGCTCGAAAAACTGCGCGCCGAGTGTGATCATCACGTCAACGAACAGAATGCCGAAATGGATCGTCTCGGCGTCGATGAGCTTGATCTCAGCCGGCGCAACAGCCGCTATTTCGTTTTCCTGCCTTACAAAAATCGGCCGCAGCTCGCCGAATTCATTTTCAGCGATCTGATGGCGGAAATTTGCCGCGCCACGATCGGCGGCGAGGCTATGCTGTTCTGGGAACAGTTCGTCATCAAGGGCACGGACAAAAAGGGCGTAGCGTTCGGCTGGCACCAGGATTTCGGCTATGTCGATCACACGCACAAATACTACGTCAACGCCTGGATACCGCTCGACGACGTGAACGAGGAAAACGGCATCATTTACATTTTGCCCTACTCACAAGCCGGCGCGCGCGAGAAGGTCGAGCACAAAGTTCTTCCGGGTTCGAATGATCGCATCGGTTATTTCGGCGACCACCCCGGCATTCCCATGAATTGCCCGGCTGGATCGATTGCGGTGTTTTCGATTACGGCTTTTCATCGTTCCGGCGCCAACAACACCAACCGCTTGCGCCGCATTTACTCCATCCAATTTTTTCCGGAAACTGTTTAG
- a CDS encoding radical SAM protein, protein MSIEKIIEEVLKDKDYYERSGGGLTISGGEPMAQFEFTRVLLHAAKARGIHTCLDTSGFASQDKFAALLDAVDLFLYDYKATDAALHKSFTGVSNHAIRRNLHFLYSKRARIMLRFPRALTIRLLISQASPRLPHAIPGWRGLKSCRIMSWAGTRRRESESRRICARCKPPARQ, encoded by the coding sequence ATGAGCATCGAGAAGATCATCGAAGAAGTGCTGAAAGACAAGGACTATTATGAGCGCTCCGGCGGCGGCTTGACGATTTCCGGCGGGGAGCCCATGGCGCAATTTGAATTTACCCGCGTGCTTTTGCATGCGGCCAAAGCGCGCGGCATTCACACCTGCCTGGATACTTCCGGCTTTGCTTCACAAGATAAATTTGCGGCATTATTGGACGCCGTGGATCTTTTCCTCTACGACTATAAAGCAACAGATGCCGCTTTGCACAAAAGTTTTACCGGCGTATCCAACCACGCGATACGCCGAAATTTGCATTTTCTTTATAGCAAACGCGCGCGCATCATGCTGCGTTTCCCCCGGGCGTTAACGATTCGCCTGCTCATCTCTCAGGCATCGCCGCGCTTGCCGCACGCTATCCCGGGCTGGAGGGGATTGAAATCATGTCGTATCATGTCATGGGCAGGGACAAGGCGGCGAGAATCGGAAAGCCGGCGCATTTGCGCGAGGTGCAAACCGCCGGCGAGGCAATGA
- a CDS encoding VOC family protein has protein sequence KHIALLVDSVDEEYERLSKAGVKFTLLPKTIQDVVRIAFFRDPDGLDIELIEYL, from the coding sequence ACAAGCACATCGCCCTGCTTGTCGATAGCGTTGATGAAGAATATGAACGGCTCTCCAAAGCGGGAGTGAAATTCACCCTACTGCCAAAGACGATTCAAGATGTGGTGCGCATTGCATTTTTCAGAGACCCAGATGGATTGGACATTGAATTGATCGAATATTTATGA